CCTCGCTCATCGTCGGGTCGAGGGTGCGGAACTCGGCCTCCACCGTGTGCGCGTCGCTCACCAGATCCAGGTGCTGGTCGAAGAAGCCGAGGTCGATGTCCTTGCCCAGGCGCACCGAACCCGTGTCCGGCGGCAGCTTGCCCATCAGGATGCGCACGAGCGTGGTCTTGCCCGCGCCGTTGGGTCCCACGAGGCCGATCTTTTCGCCGCGGCTGAGCTGGAGATCGAGGCCGGCGAAGAGGCGCTTCTCGCCGAAGCGCTTGGCGAGGCCTTCGGCGACGAGCACCGTGTTGCCGCCGCGCCGCGCGGGGTTCAGGCGCACCCGCAGCGTGCGCTCGTCACTGGGTCGCTCCAGGCGCTCCATCTTCTCCAGAGACCGCCGCCGGCTCTGCGCCTGCTTGGTCTTCTGCCCGACGATGTTGCGGCGGATGTACTCCTCGCTCCGCGCGATCTCCTCCTGCTGCCGCTCGTAGGCGATCCGGGCCAGGCGGTCGCGCTCCGCGCGCTCCTTCTCGAAGAAGGCGTAGTCGCCGCTGTAGCGCGTGAGCTGGGCATCCTTGAGGTGGAAGGTGATCGTGCAGAGATTGCCGAGGAAGCTGCGGTCGTGGCTCACCACCAGCAGCGCCGACTTCTGGGCCGCGAGATGGCCTTCCAGCCACTCGATGGCGCTGAGGTCGAGGTGGTTCGTCGGCTCGTCCAGGAGCAGCAAGTCCGCGCCCTGGAGCAGCACGGCGGCCAGGGCCGCCACGCGCTGCTCGCCGCCCGAGAGCCTGGCGACCGGGCGCTCGCAGTCCGCCACCGCGAAGCCGAGGCCCGAGAGCGTGGCCGCCACGCGCTGGTCGAGATCGTAGCCGCCGCGAGTCTCGAACTCGTGCTGGAGCGCGGCATAGCGCAGGGCCGCTGCGTCGTGCGCCTCGCCGGGCGGCAGCGCCTCCAGCGCGGCCAGAGCTTGATGGCAGCGCTCCTCGAGGGCCACCAGCTCGCGGCACTCGCCGCGCACGGCGGCAAAGAGCGGCAGTTCCCCGGCCAGCGCCCGGTCCTGGGCGAGGTGCGCGATGCGCAGGCGCCGCGCCTTCTCCACCGCCCCGCGGTCGGGCCGGAGCGCCCCGCTGATGATGCCGAAGAGCGTGGACTTGCCCGAGCCGTTCCGACCCACGATGGCCGCGCGCTGGCCCGGCTCCAAGGCCAGGTCGGCGCCGCGCAGGATGGGCAGGCGGCCATAGTCGAAGTCGATTCCGCTCAGGCTAACCAGGGGCATGCGCCCAATGTAGCAAGGCGCGCGGCCCCTGTCATGGGCCGGGCCCGCGCCGGGCGCGCTTGCCGCCGCCGCGGGCGGCGTGTATCCTGCGGGGCATGCTGCTGCCGCTCAGCGACCCAACCCGACCCACCGCCGCCCCTGGGTGACCTACGGGCTCGTCGCGACCAACCTGATCGGCTACCTGATGCAGATGGGCTACGGGCTCGAGGCCTCGGCCTGGGTCTGGGGCCTCATCCCGCAGCGGCTGCTCGGCGGCGCCGACACGCCCGTTCTCATCCCCGGTCACGGGGAGGTGCTGATCGGCTCGCTGCCCCTGCTCACGCTCTTCACCTCGATGTTCATGCACGGCGGCCTGCTGCACCTGGGCGGCAACATGCTGTACCTGTGGATCTTCGGCAACAACGTCGAGGATCGGCTGGGCCACTGGCGCTTCCTCTTCTTCTATCTCGTCGGCGGCGTGCTCGCCACGCTGAGCCACGTCCTCGTCAGCCGCGGCTCCGGGCTGCCCC
This window of the bacterium genome carries:
- a CDS encoding ABC-F family ATP-binding cassette domain-containing protein, which translates into the protein MPLVSLSGIDFDYGRLPILRGADLALEPGQRAAIVGRNGSGKSTLFGIISGALRPDRGAVEKARRLRIAHLAQDRALAGELPLFAAVRGECRELVALEERCHQALAALEALPPGEAHDAAALRYAALQHEFETRGGYDLDQRVAATLSGLGFAVADCERPVARLSGGEQRVAALAAVLLQGADLLLLDEPTNHLDLSAIEWLEGHLAAQKSALLVVSHDRSFLGNLCTITFHLKDAQLTRYSGDYAFFEKERAERDRLARIAYERQQEEIARSEEYIRRNIVGQKTKQAQSRRRSLEKMERLERPSDERTLRVRLNPARRGGNTVLVAEGLAKRFGEKRLFAGLDLQLSRGEKIGLVGPNGAGKTTLVRILMGKLPPDTGSVRLGKDIDLGFFDQHLDLVSDAHTVEAEFRTLDPTMSEGECRGQLARFGFFADDLDKTVAMLSGGERNRLSLLKLVYQRHNFLILDEPTNHLDIPATESLEEALAAYAGTLLVISHDRSLLDGLVERVIEVKAGSVTDFPGRWREFLARGQTAAPGPSARPPTERAPAASNGAARGPSPSPPPGAAAKPAGPAPWSKNRLAQRRRELAALETSIAAAQAEKAEIETALAGSHALGREEIMRLTGRHQELAAALERREERWARWAEEIEAHGGQG
- a CDS encoding rhomboid family intramembrane serine protease, with protein sequence MQMGYGLEASAWVWGLIPQRLLGGADTPVLIPGHGEVLIGSLPLLTLFTSMFMHGGLLHLGGNMLYLWIFGNNVEDRLGHWRFLFFYLVGGVLATLSHVLVSRGSGLPLVGASGAVAAVLGAYWRLYPHARVRCLLFLVFIVQFVELPAALVLGLWIVLQVINGLLGLGIGVGAGGVAWFAHIGGFLAGLLLLVFLGGRRPPRPAAVRWDD